A window of the Kosakonia sp. BYX6 genome harbors these coding sequences:
- the ihfA gene encoding integration host factor subunit alpha: protein MALTKAEMSEYLFDKLGLSKRDAKELVELFFEEIRRALENGEQVKLSGFGNFDLRDKNQRPGRNPKTGEDIPITARRVVTFRPGQKLKSRVENASPKAE, encoded by the coding sequence ATGGCGCTTACAAAAGCTGAAATGTCAGAATATCTGTTTGATAAGCTAGGGCTTAGCAAGCGGGACGCAAAAGAGCTGGTAGAGCTGTTTTTCGAAGAGATCCGTCGTGCTCTGGAGAACGGTGAACAGGTTAAACTCTCCGGCTTTGGCAATTTCGATTTGCGCGACAAAAATCAACGCCCGGGCCGTAACCCGAAAACGGGCGAAGATATTCCCATTACAGCTCGGCGCGTGGTGACCTTCAGACCCGGCCAGAAGTTGAAAAGCCGCGTCGAAAACGCTTCGCCCAAAGCTGAATGA
- the btuC gene encoding vitamin B12 ABC transporter permease BtuC: protein MLAYAHLKQQRNRRWLGGLLLLLLLALFISLCAGDQWIAPNAWFTPKGQLFVWQIRLPRTLAVLLVGAALALCGAIMQALFENPLAEPGLLGVSSGAGVGLIAAVLLGGGMLPGWALGICAIAGALVVTLILLRFARRHLSTSRLLLAGVALGIICTALMTWAVYFSTSFDLRQLMYWMMGGFGGVDWQQSWLMVALLPVMVWICFQSQPLNVLALGEISARQLGLPLWFWRNLLVAATGWMVGVSVALAGAIGFIGLVIPHILRLCGLTDHRVLLPGCALAGAVALLFADVIARLALSAAELPIGVVTATLGAPVFIWLLLRVGR, encoded by the coding sequence ATGCTGGCATACGCTCATCTTAAACAGCAACGTAACCGCCGCTGGCTTGGCGGGTTGCTGCTACTTTTACTGCTCGCGCTATTTATTAGCCTTTGCGCGGGCGATCAATGGATTGCTCCCAACGCCTGGTTCACCCCTAAAGGCCAACTTTTTGTCTGGCAGATTCGCCTGCCGCGCACGCTGGCGGTGTTACTGGTCGGGGCGGCGCTGGCGTTATGCGGGGCCATCATGCAAGCACTGTTTGAAAATCCGCTGGCGGAACCCGGCCTGTTGGGGGTTTCGAGTGGCGCAGGTGTCGGGTTAATTGCGGCGGTCTTGCTCGGTGGAGGCATGCTTCCCGGCTGGGCGCTGGGTATTTGCGCCATCGCCGGGGCGCTGGTTGTCACGTTGATTCTGCTGCGCTTCGCCCGCCGCCATCTCTCAACCAGCCGCCTTTTGCTTGCAGGCGTGGCGCTGGGCATCATCTGTACTGCGCTTATGACCTGGGCGGTCTATTTCTCGACCTCTTTCGATTTACGCCAGCTAATGTACTGGATGATGGGAGGTTTTGGTGGTGTCGACTGGCAACAAAGCTGGCTGATGGTCGCGCTATTGCCGGTTATGGTCTGGATCTGTTTTCAGTCTCAGCCACTCAATGTACTGGCGCTGGGGGAAATATCGGCTCGCCAGTTGGGACTACCGTTGTGGTTTTGGCGTAATTTATTAGTTGCAGCAACCGGCTGGATGGTGGGCGTCAGCGTGGCGCTAGCCGGAGCAATTGGCTTTATTGGTTTAGTTATCCCGCATATTTTACGTTTATGTGGTTTGACGGATCACCGGGTGCTTCTGCCGGGCTGCGCATTGGCGGGCGCGGTGGCACTGCTGTTTGCCGATGTGATCGCTCGCCTGGCGTTGAGCGCCGCTGAACTGCCGATCGGTGTCGTAACGGCAACGCTAGGTGCGCCAGTATTTATCTGGCTATTATTGAGGGTCGGGCGCTAA